GACGCAAGCAACAAACGCATCGACCCCGATTCGACGACGCCCTATTCAAGCGTCAACACGTGTGGGCGCTGCCATGACTACGATACGATCTCACACGGTTGGCACTTCAATGCGTTCATGGCCGACACGGCCGACGGTCGCGAGGGTGAACCGTGGATCTGGACAGATGCTCGTACCGGAACCCAACTTCCACTTTCCTATCGCGACGGAAAGCAGAGCTTTGACCCAAGAAAACTTGGAATCGATCGCTGGTCAATGGTCAAGCAATTCGGGGGACGCCTTCCCGGCGGCCCCATCGGGGCACCTCCTGAACCCATCACGCCTGACGAAGCGGCACCGGATGAAGCGAACGCAGCATCAAACGAAGGCCAGTCAGGGGCTCCCGAATCACCGTCGCGTTGGGGCTTGACCGGATCGCTCGAAATCGATTGCTTGGCCTGCCATGGCGTCTCTGGGTCGTATGACTTTAACCAGCGGCGAGAGCAAATCGCGAAAGAAAACTTCGCCTGGGCGGCGACCGCGGCACTCCGCATCGCCGAAATCAAAGGCGACGTGTCTCGAATTAAAGACGGATCCGATCCGAACGACGAAGCGACGCAAAAGCGAATGCCGCAAGTGACCTACGATGCGCGGCGATTTGCGACCGACGGAACCGTGTTCATTGATCTGATCCGACAACCTGAAAATAACGCTTGCTATCAGTGCCATAGCCAACGAACTGTCAACCTTGCAACGCCCAATGACGCTGCCGGCCACGGTGACGATTTTGGCATCCAAGCTCGCTGGCCCCACGATCAAGACGTTCACTTGCGTGGCGGAATGAATTGCGTCGATTGCCATCGCAACGGAATCGACCATCACATCGTTCGCGGCTTCCCCGGCGAGGACCATCCCAGCGGCAAATCGATGGTGACGCTCTCGTGTGCGGGTTGTCACTTGGGAACCGAGTTTGCCACCAGTCACCTCGGCACCGAGGACGAACATGCGAAAGACGAACGACACGACGAATTCTCCACCGAAGATCTCGCCGGACGCTTGGGGTCGCCGCTACCCGGACACGCGGGACTGCCCGCATTGCACTTTGAAAAACTCTCCTGCACCGCATGCCACGCGGGCCCCATCCCACGTGACGAA
The sequence above is a segment of the Roseiconus lacunae genome. Coding sequences within it:
- a CDS encoding cytochrome c3 family protein; the encoded protein is MGDGLFERPPRRCQIVASIVNDYDMMPQNRTTLALFSSAAVFLGALFLGVFVPVDRCDAAGDSKYAHHDGNARFLHHIHLYDASNKRIDPDSTTPYSSVNTCGRCHDYDTISHGWHFNAFMADTADGREGEPWIWTDARTGTQLPLSYRDGKQSFDPRKLGIDRWSMVKQFGGRLPGGPIGAPPEPITPDEAAPDEANAASNEGQSGAPESPSRWGLTGSLEIDCLACHGVSGSYDFNQRREQIAKENFAWAATAALRIAEIKGDVSRIKDGSDPNDEATQKRMPQVTYDARRFATDGTVFIDLIRQPENNACYQCHSQRTVNLATPNDAAGHGDDFGIQARWPHDQDVHLRGGMNCVDCHRNGIDHHIVRGFPGEDHPSGKSMVTLSCAGCHLGTEFATSHLGTEDEHAKDERHDEFSTEDLAGRLGSPLPGHAGLPALHFEKLSCTACHAGPIPRDEALGMMTSLAHSLGEKAHRSGEELPRIQGPVYAKANDGRIYPHRVMWPAYWATIEGSKIQPIDPNKLYDITRRSLRVRNSFAEDILEPKLKSSELKELLGEDRYRTKEDEWTAEEAANVSAAVREAGQALFAEKVWASLREIEKETGAAQAVYVSAGFVYAATDEENTLEKIEIEDTDAIDMIQWPIAHNVRPAGWALGAKGCVECHQDDGKLFAGTVTPLGPGPDAGSPITMASLQGIDANQRLTWNQLFQNRSSFKYIIAGSVLLLAVAVLLTAGILLGRLGVKTTTS